The Mustela erminea isolate mMusErm1 chromosome 18, mMusErm1.Pri, whole genome shotgun sequence genome has a window encoding:
- the CACNG5 gene encoding voltage-dependent calcium channel gamma-5 subunit, whose translation MSGCGRKALTLLSSVFAVCGLGLLGIAVSTDYWLYLEEGVVLPQNQSVEIKMSLHSGLWRVCFLAGEERGRCFTIEYVMPMNSQLTSESTVNVLKMIRSATPFPLVSLFFMFIGFILSNIGHIRPHRTILAFVSGIFFILSGLSLVVGLVLYISSINDEMLNRTKDAETYFNYKYGWSFAFAAISFLLTESAGVMSVYLFMKRYTAEDMYRPHPGFYRPRLSNCSDYSGQFLHPDAWVRGRSPSDISSDASLQMNSNYPALLKCPDYDQMSSSPC comes from the exons ATGAGTGGCTGCGGGAGGAAGGCCCTGACCCTGCTGAGCAGCGTCTTTGCCGTCTGcggcctggggctcctgggcatCGCCGTCAGCACCGACTACTGGCTCTACCTGGAGGAGGGCGTGGTCCTGCCCCAGAACCAGAGCGTGGAGATCAAGATGTCCCTGCACTCGGGCCTGTGGCGTGTCTGCTTCCTCGCAG GGGAAGAGCGGGGACGCTGCTTCACCATAGAATACGTGATGCCCATGAACTCCCAGCTGACGTCGGAGTCCACCGTCAATGTTCTAA AAATGATTCGCTCGGCCACACCGTTCCCCCTGGTCAGCCTCTTCTTCATGTTCATTGGGTTTATTCTGAGCAACATCGGACACATCCGTCCCCACAGGACAATACTTGCCTTTGTCTCTGGCATCTTCTTCATCCTCTCAG GCCTCTCTCTGGTGGTGGGCCTGGTGCTCTACATCTCCAGCATCAACGACGAGATGCTCAACAGGACCAAGGACGCAGAGACCTACTTCAACTACAAGTACGGCTGGTCGTTTGCCTTCGCGgccatctctttccttctgacTGAG AGCGCCGGAGTGATGTCCGTGTACCTGTTCATGAAGCGGTACACCGCCGAGGACATGTACCGGCCGCACCCCGGCTTCTACCGGCCTCGTCTGAGCAACTGCTCCGATTACTCAGGCCAGTTCCTACACCCAGACGCCTGGGTCCGGGGCCGCAGCCCCTCCGACATCTCCAGCGACGCCTCCCTGCAGATGAACAGCAACTACCCAGCCCTGCTCAAGTGCCCCGACTACGACCAGATGTCCTCGTCCCCCTGCTGA